One stretch of Candidatus Eisenbacteria bacterium DNA includes these proteins:
- a CDS encoding ABC transporter permease, producing the protein MLLGDVLRELPRGLRKFPLLVQQMMAIGIGSMPLTLIVALFTGAVAAVQASYQFRDYVPMIYLGTVIGKSVVIELGPVLTALVVGGRVGASIAAELGTMRVTEQVDAMETMGISPTRYLVVPRVVAATLMLPVLTIFADVVAIFGGYLVAVLTLDVSGHTFTSGLRLYFHLRDVFSGLIKSVFFGAIISTMGCYYGLRSEGGAEGVGVATTNAVVASCLLILIVDYLLASFLFRVIFA; encoded by the coding sequence ATGCTCCTCGGGGACGTGCTCCGCGAGCTCCCCCGGGGCCTTCGAAAATTCCCCCTCCTGGTGCAACAAATGATGGCGATCGGGATCGGCTCGATGCCGTTGACCCTTATTGTGGCGTTATTTACGGGCGCGGTCGCCGCGGTGCAAGCGAGCTATCAGTTCCGCGACTATGTGCCGATGATTTACCTGGGCACCGTGATCGGGAAGTCGGTGGTGATCGAGCTGGGGCCGGTGCTCACCGCGCTCGTCGTGGGCGGGCGTGTCGGGGCCTCGATCGCGGCCGAGCTGGGCACCATGCGCGTGACCGAGCAGGTGGACGCGATGGAGACCATGGGGATCAGCCCGACCCGGTACCTGGTGGTCCCGCGGGTCGTGGCGGCGACGCTCATGCTTCCCGTGCTCACGATCTTCGCGGACGTGGTCGCGATCTTCGGCGGGTATCTGGTCGCGGTGCTCACGCTCGACGTGAGCGGCCATACGTTCACGAGCGGGCTCCGGCTCTACTTCCATCTGCGGGACGTGTTCTCGGGGCTGATCAAGTCGGTTTTCTTCGGGGCGATCATCTCCACGATGGGGTGTTACTACGGGCTGCGAAGCGAAGGGGGCGCCGAGGGAGTGGGGGTCGCGACCACGAACGCCGTCGTGGCATCGTGCCTCTTGATTCTCATCGTGGACTACCTCCTCGCGTCGTTCCTGTTCCGGGTGATCTTTGCCTGA
- the dnaB gene encoding replicative DNA helicase, producing the protein MESAAGRVAVEQRRPFEKDDTVEGGRVPPQSLDAERSVLGAMLLSRDAIAAAIQHLDERAFYRETHRKIWRSMVVLFDRNEAVDLVTLVEELKRRKELEAVGGATYLTSLDQFVATAANVEHYCKIVNEKATLRRLIEVGTEIVGECYDQRKEPAALLDRAEQAIFAISDDRLRTGFHPMRQLVLQGYSAIEEYRQRKVHVTGVPSGFYDLDEMTAGFQKSDFIVIAGRPSMGKTSLAMNIAENVAVHLKPAERQAIAVFSLEMSKESLVQRLMCSLARVDIHKIRRGYASNDEYKRLQNAAAQLHEAPIYIDDTAAIGILEMRAKSRRLVSEVPLGLIVIDYLQLIRGPESSENRQQEISAISRSLKALAKELQVPVVALSQLSRAVETRGGSKRPVLSDLRESGAIEQDADVVLFVYRPEVYEADPANRDGKAEIIVSKQRNGPTGSVNLAFVSECTRFESLRSVPEPKF; encoded by the coding sequence ATGGAGAGTGCGGCAGGACGGGTCGCGGTCGAGCAGCGCCGGCCTTTCGAAAAAGACGATACGGTGGAGGGAGGACGGGTCCCCCCGCAATCGCTCGACGCGGAGCGCTCCGTGCTGGGAGCGATGCTCCTCTCCCGCGACGCAATCGCCGCTGCGATCCAGCATCTCGACGAGCGGGCCTTCTATCGCGAGACCCATCGCAAGATCTGGCGCTCGATGGTCGTCCTCTTCGATCGAAACGAGGCCGTCGACCTGGTCACGCTGGTCGAGGAGCTCAAGCGCAGGAAAGAGCTGGAGGCCGTCGGCGGCGCGACCTACCTGACGAGCCTGGATCAGTTCGTGGCCACGGCGGCGAACGTCGAGCACTACTGCAAGATCGTGAACGAGAAGGCGACGCTGCGCCGCCTGATCGAAGTCGGCACCGAGATCGTCGGGGAGTGCTACGACCAGAGGAAGGAGCCGGCCGCGCTCCTGGACCGCGCCGAGCAGGCGATCTTCGCGATCTCCGACGACCGCCTCCGCACCGGGTTTCACCCGATGCGCCAGCTCGTGCTGCAGGGCTACTCTGCGATCGAAGAATACCGGCAGCGCAAGGTTCACGTCACGGGCGTGCCCTCCGGCTTCTACGACCTGGACGAGATGACCGCGGGGTTCCAGAAATCGGACTTCATCGTGATCGCCGGCCGCCCCTCCATGGGAAAGACGAGCCTCGCGATGAACATCGCGGAGAACGTCGCGGTGCACCTGAAACCGGCCGAGCGTCAGGCGATCGCGGTCTTCAGCCTCGAGATGTCCAAGGAGTCGCTCGTGCAGCGGCTCATGTGCTCCCTCGCCCGGGTCGACATCCACAAGATCCGGCGCGGCTACGCGAGCAACGACGAATACAAGCGGCTCCAGAACGCGGCCGCGCAGCTTCACGAGGCGCCGATCTACATCGACGACACCGCCGCGATCGGCATCCTCGAGATGAGGGCCAAGTCGAGGCGGCTCGTGTCCGAGGTGCCGCTGGGGCTCATCGTCATCGACTACCTGCAACTGATCCGCGGGCCCGAGTCGTCCGAAAATCGCCAGCAGGAGATCTCCGCCATTTCGCGCTCGTTGAAGGCGCTCGCGAAAGAGCTCCAGGTCCCCGTGGTCGCGCTCTCGCAGCTCTCGCGGGCGGTGGAGACGCGCGGAGGCTCGAAACGCCCGGTGCTCTCCGATCTGCGCGAGTCGGGGGCGATCGAGCAGGACGCGGACGTCGTTCTCTTCGTCTACCGCCCCGAGGTGTACGAGGCGGACCCCGCGAACCGGGACGGGAAAGCGGAGATCATCGTTTCGAAACAGCGCAACGGCCCGACCGGAAGCGTCAATCTCGCGTTCGTGAGCGAGTGCACCCGATTCGAGTCGCTGCGAAGCGTACCGGAGCCGAAGTTCTAG
- a CDS encoding uracil-DNA glycosylase: MVALAREARVLLERERARGRTRIALAADSTASRRPAAAQARRAAPPAPLALPGFESLVPSPAGLTVREDLPDDLGTLARLVAECRKCRLCETRTNTVFADGSEKAKLLFVGEAPGRDEDLKGLPFVGRAGQLLDKMIAAIQLRRDEVYICNVLKCRPPENRTPLQDEVDQCLPYLEQQLALVRPALLCALGLSAAQALLRTKASMASLRGRTFEYKGIPLIPTYHPAALLRNPALKREAWEDLQRVRDTLKARAAG; this comes from the coding sequence CTGGTAGCGCTGGCTCGCGAGGCGCGCGTGCTGCTGGAACGCGAGCGGGCCCGGGGACGCACGCGCATCGCGCTGGCTGCAGACTCCACGGCGTCCCGACGTCCCGCCGCCGCGCAGGCGCGCCGCGCCGCGCCCCCGGCTCCCCTCGCGCTCCCGGGGTTCGAGTCGCTCGTGCCGTCCCCGGCAGGGCTCACGGTGCGGGAAGACCTCCCGGATGATTTGGGCACCCTGGCGCGGCTCGTCGCCGAGTGCCGCAAATGCCGCCTGTGCGAGACCCGCACGAACACGGTCTTCGCCGACGGAAGCGAGAAGGCGAAGCTTCTTTTCGTCGGGGAAGCGCCGGGGCGCGACGAGGACTTGAAGGGCCTTCCCTTTGTGGGACGTGCGGGGCAGCTTCTGGACAAGATGATCGCCGCGATTCAGCTCCGCCGCGACGAGGTTTACATTTGCAACGTGCTCAAGTGCCGGCCTCCCGAGAACCGGACACCCCTGCAGGACGAGGTGGACCAATGCCTGCCGTATCTGGAGCAGCAGCTCGCCCTCGTCCGGCCGGCGCTCCTCTGCGCTCTCGGCCTCTCGGCGGCGCAGGCGCTCTTGAGGACGAAGGCCTCCATGGCCTCCCTCCGGGGACGCACGTTCGAATACAAAGGAATCCCGCTCATCCCGACGTACCATCCCGCCGCGCTCCTTCGAAATCCCGCCTTGAAACGCGAAGCGTGGGAGGATCTGCAGCGTGTGCGCGACACCTTGAAGGCCCGCGCGGCGGGCTGA
- a CDS encoding bifunctional phosphopantothenoylcysteine decarboxylase/phosphopantothenate synthase: MAETRSGLDQARVLLAVTGGIAAYKAPELVRLLVKEGALVSVILTRNARRFVTRDALRAVTRGPVLSNLFEAQALGEGPWFPGSGPSSLGMAHIGMAREADLLLVAPATANLLAKLAHGLADDLLSTALLATRSPVLVAPAMNVAMWEHTAVRENVRLLRERGVAFIDPEEGELADGEWGMGRMASLERIVAAAREALATGRDGLRAAGRRGLPPPVPPLRAAEDKRPEAAPLGPMGLSLVSQPLWGRTVVVTAGGTEEPIDPVRVITNRSSGKMGFALADEARRMGAQVKLIVARTSAPPPAGIPRVEALTGDAMAVAVREAMRDADALIMAAAVSDFTPAKPSTSKLKRRESGMTLELRPTPDILESIRKEFPKKQIVGFALETEEEEQGGMEKLKRKGLDLIAINNPLKPGSAFGSDQNDVTLLDRSGETERLGLRSKLDVARAILHRVARALEAEVVR; encoded by the coding sequence GTGGCGGAGACGCGTTCCGGGCTCGACCAAGCGCGGGTCCTTCTCGCCGTGACCGGCGGGATCGCCGCCTACAAGGCCCCGGAGCTTGTTCGGCTCCTGGTCAAGGAGGGGGCCTTGGTTTCCGTCATCCTCACCCGGAACGCGCGTCGCTTCGTCACCCGCGATGCGCTCCGGGCCGTCACGCGCGGCCCGGTTCTCAGCAACCTCTTCGAGGCCCAGGCGCTCGGCGAAGGTCCCTGGTTCCCGGGCTCCGGGCCTTCCTCCCTGGGCATGGCCCATATCGGAATGGCCCGCGAAGCGGACCTCCTCCTCGTTGCTCCCGCCACCGCCAATCTCCTGGCGAAGCTGGCCCACGGCCTGGCCGACGACCTTCTCTCCACGGCGCTGCTCGCGACGCGCTCCCCCGTCCTCGTCGCGCCCGCGATGAACGTCGCGATGTGGGAGCACACGGCGGTGCGCGAAAACGTCCGCCTCTTGCGCGAGCGCGGCGTGGCATTCATAGACCCCGAGGAGGGCGAGCTCGCCGACGGCGAATGGGGAATGGGCCGCATGGCGTCCCTGGAAAGGATCGTCGCTGCCGCACGGGAAGCGCTCGCGACCGGGCGGGACGGGCTCCGGGCGGCGGGCCGCAGGGGGCTTCCACCGCCGGTGCCGCCTCTCCGGGCGGCCGAGGACAAGAGGCCGGAGGCTGCGCCGTTGGGCCCGATGGGCCTCTCGCTCGTCAGCCAGCCGCTCTGGGGTCGCACGGTGGTCGTCACCGCCGGTGGAACCGAAGAGCCCATCGATCCGGTGCGCGTGATCACGAACCGGAGCAGCGGCAAGATGGGTTTCGCGCTGGCCGACGAGGCCCGCCGCATGGGCGCGCAGGTGAAGCTCATCGTCGCGCGGACGAGCGCGCCCCCGCCCGCCGGAATTCCGCGCGTCGAAGCTCTCACGGGTGACGCGATGGCCGTCGCGGTGCGTGAGGCCATGCGCGATGCGGACGCCCTCATCATGGCCGCGGCGGTGAGCGACTTCACCCCGGCGAAGCCCAGCACCTCCAAGCTGAAGCGCCGGGAGAGCGGAATGACTCTCGAGCTTCGCCCCACTCCCGATATTCTGGAATCGATTCGGAAGGAGTTTCCGAAGAAGCAGATCGTCGGTTTCGCGCTCGAGACCGAGGAAGAAGAACAGGGGGGCATGGAGAAGCTCAAGCGAAAGGGGCTCGACCTCATCGCGATCAACAACCCGCTCAAGCCGGGTTCCGCGTTCGGCTCCGATCAGAACGACGTGACCCTCCTCGACCGCTCGGGAGAGACGGAGCGCCTGGGGCTCCGCTCCAAGCTCGACGTGGCGCGCGCGATCTTGCATCGCGTCGCGCGGGCGCTCGAAGCCGAGGTCGTGCGTTGA
- the rpoZ gene encoding DNA-directed RNA polymerase subunit omega — protein sequence MRISGPLEVNVLDEKGVLRSSNIPNKYELIIVAAKEARRLNELSRQTGLNLGGKVTNVALEEALKGNVLYRYRTEAEELKPEMPESAEE from the coding sequence ATGAGAATCTCGGGGCCTTTGGAGGTGAATGTGCTGGACGAAAAAGGTGTGCTCCGCTCGAGCAATATTCCGAACAAGTACGAGCTGATCATCGTGGCGGCCAAGGAAGCCCGCCGGCTGAACGAGCTGAGCCGCCAAACCGGGCTCAACCTGGGCGGAAAGGTGACCAACGTCGCTCTCGAAGAGGCGCTCAAGGGCAACGTACTCTATCGCTACAGGACGGAAGCCGAGGAGTTGAAGCCGGAGATGCCGGAGAGCGCCGAGGAGTAG